Proteins co-encoded in one Corynebacterium lujinxingii genomic window:
- the dut gene encoding dUTP diphosphatase yields the protein MDDPQAAALSTFPPIAVKRLDPDLPLPHRAHPEDAGADLFAAEDVTLAPGQRALVGTGIAIALPVGTVGLIHPRSGLAAKQGLSIVNTPGTVDAGYRGELKVCLINTDRERSIEITRGMRIAQLVVQRVELVGFEEVDELDETVRGAGGYGSTGTN from the coding sequence ATCGACGACCCCCAGGCCGCTGCGTTATCGACGTTTCCGCCCATTGCGGTGAAGCGGCTGGACCCCGACTTGCCGTTGCCCCATCGAGCGCACCCGGAAGATGCAGGCGCCGACCTTTTCGCCGCGGAAGACGTCACGTTGGCACCCGGGCAGCGTGCGCTCGTCGGCACGGGCATCGCCATCGCGCTGCCGGTCGGGACAGTGGGGCTCATCCACCCGCGCTCCGGATTGGCAGCGAAGCAGGGGCTGAGCATTGTCAATACTCCGGGCACGGTCGACGCCGGCTACCGCGGTGAGCTCAAGGTCTGTTTGATCAATACCGACCGGGAGCGGTCGATCGAAATCACCCGCGGCATGCGGATTGCGCAACTGGTTGTCCAGCGCGTGGAGCTAGTCGGCTTCGAAGAGGTCGACGAACTCGACGAGACGGTCCGCGGTGCTGGCGGATACGGATCCACAGGCACGAACTGA
- a CDS encoding DUF3093 domain-containing protein produces MPKVFGVSNNAVNASANATAAATNVLYTERQWVPWYWWAAVAGLTVLLAGEMALNRNMWWFFGALIVVGALAAWFLVWLSRNTVTVEQDPDGTRWLLTSDANLPNTVVDRAMVVPASARQNALGRQLDPAAFLVTRSWVPEHVLLVLDDPEDPTPYWLISAKNPEAVLDAFVPGLND; encoded by the coding sequence ATGCCTAAAGTGTTTGGCGTGAGTAACAACGCCGTGAATGCTTCCGCCAACGCCACCGCTGCTGCGACAAACGTGCTCTACACCGAACGGCAGTGGGTGCCGTGGTACTGGTGGGCGGCAGTGGCCGGGCTGACGGTGCTGCTCGCGGGCGAAATGGCACTCAACCGCAACATGTGGTGGTTCTTCGGCGCGCTCATCGTCGTCGGCGCACTCGCGGCGTGGTTTTTGGTCTGGCTGTCGCGCAACACCGTGACCGTCGAACAAGACCCGGACGGTACGCGCTGGCTGCTCACTAGCGACGCTAACTTGCCAAATACGGTGGTCGACCGCGCAATGGTCGTCCCCGCCTCGGCCCGCCAAAACGCGCTGGGCCGCCAGCTCGATCCGGCGGCGTTTCTGGTCACCCGGTCGTGGGTGCCGGAGCACGTCCTGCTCGTCCTCGACGATCCGGAAGACCCGACCCCCTACTGGCTTATCTCAGCAAAAAACCCGGAAGCCGTGCTTGACGCATTCGTTCCGGGTTTGAACGACTAG
- a CDS encoding DUF4193 domain-containing protein, with protein MATDYDAPRRRMDDDIETDSLEGLKAAEVAGSSMDDDGEIVEPVEPPTQDLSGEELNVEVKPRQEDEFTCASCFLVQKNNRLAYTEDDGSKICLDCE; from the coding sequence ATGGCCACCGATTACGATGCGCCGCGCCGCCGCATGGACGACGACATCGAGACCGATTCGCTCGAGGGCCTGAAGGCCGCGGAGGTTGCGGGCAGCAGCATGGACGACGACGGAGAGATCGTCGAGCCTGTCGAGCCTCCCACACAGGACCTTTCCGGCGAGGAACTCAATGTCGAGGTCAAGCCGCGCCAGGAGGACGAGTTCACCTGCGCTTCCTGCTTCCTTGTGCAGAAGAACAACCGCCTCGCCTACACCGAGGATGACGGCTCCAAGATCTGCCTCGACTGCGAGTAG
- the ppgK gene encoding polyphosphate--glucose phosphotransferase, producing the protein MTEGQAPQTGGRHCLGIDIGGSALKGAVVDVDTGRIVGQRIEIATPSPSTPPAVAAAATEIASKADWRGPVGIALPSVITHQVARTAANIDPSWVGTDVAELFSGALDGQQVAVLNDADAAGLAEASFGDGAAREGSVLFLTFGTGIGSAFLADGVLFANTELGHLLIDDTEAEHVASSAVRTREGLSYEAWARRVDTVLHEYERLFSPTTFVVGGGISQDADKWVPLLTVNAPVVPARLRNSAGIVGAALAVHRDVAP; encoded by the coding sequence ATGACTGAAGGGCAAGCACCGCAGACCGGCGGCCGGCACTGTTTGGGCATAGACATCGGAGGCTCCGCACTCAAGGGGGCTGTGGTGGATGTCGACACCGGCCGAATCGTCGGCCAACGTATCGAGATTGCAACGCCCAGCCCCTCGACCCCGCCTGCCGTGGCCGCTGCCGCCACTGAAATCGCGTCCAAGGCGGATTGGCGTGGCCCGGTCGGGATCGCCTTGCCGTCCGTGATCACCCACCAGGTGGCACGCACCGCTGCCAACATCGACCCGTCCTGGGTGGGCACTGATGTCGCCGAGCTGTTTTCTGGCGCTCTCGACGGTCAGCAGGTGGCAGTGCTCAACGACGCGGATGCCGCAGGCCTTGCGGAGGCGTCTTTCGGCGACGGAGCCGCGCGGGAGGGCTCCGTACTCTTTCTCACCTTCGGCACCGGCATCGGCTCCGCGTTTCTGGCCGATGGCGTCCTGTTCGCCAACACCGAGTTAGGGCATTTGCTTATCGACGACACCGAGGCCGAGCACGTCGCCTCCTCTGCCGTGCGCACGCGTGAGGGCTTGTCGTATGAAGCGTGGGCGCGGCGCGTTGATACGGTGTTACACGAGTACGAGCGGCTGTTTAGTCCCACCACGTTTGTTGTCGGTGGCGGTATTTCCCAGGACGCGGACAAGTGGGTCCCGCTGCTGACTGTCAACGCCCCCGTTGTGCCGGCGCGCTTGCGTAACAGCGCGGGAATCGTCGGCGCGGCGCTGGCGGTGCACCGTGATGTCGCTCCGTAA
- a CDS encoding RNA polymerase sigma factor: protein MVASEASSNNTVHGDPADPSNGGESTGSGTDSKPAKKTAKKAVKKTAKKTAKKTAKKTAKKTAKKTAKKTAKKTVRKSAAKRTTKAARAAAATDNDAEDLEENTGIDDADVDQSIDTDDYDPETADEEDAFDEDLDGAIDEMDEDDESDEDGDDEDEDEESDSSSVWDIEESAALRQARKDAQLTASADSVRAYLKQIGKVALLDAEQEVSLAKRIEAGLYAQHRLDEMARAAAEGDKDAKLTPAVKRDLRAVARDGRKAKNHLLEANLRLVVSLAKRYTGRGMAFLDLIQEGNLGLIRAVEKFDYSKGYKFSTYATWWIRQAITRAMADQARTIRIPVHMVEVINKLGRIQRELLQDLGREPTPLELAKEMDITEEKVLEIQQYAREPISLDQTIGDEGDSQLGDFIEDSEAVVAVDAVSFTLLQDQLQDVLHTLSEREAGVVRLRFGLSDGMPRTLDEIGQVYGVTRERIRQIESKTMSKLRHPSRSQVLRDYLD, encoded by the coding sequence GTGGTAGCCAGCGAAGCTTCAAGCAACAACACCGTTCATGGCGATCCTGCGGATCCGTCGAACGGTGGCGAGAGCACAGGTTCCGGTACCGACTCCAAGCCGGCAAAGAAGACCGCTAAAAAAGCGGTGAAGAAGACGGCAAAGAAGACCGCTAAGAAAACAGCCAAGAAGACTGCGAAGAAGACGGCCAAAAAGACCGCAAAGAAGACGGCGAAGAAAACCGTCCGCAAGTCCGCCGCCAAGCGCACGACCAAGGCTGCGCGCGCCGCTGCTGCCACCGACAACGATGCCGAGGATCTGGAAGAAAACACCGGCATCGACGACGCGGATGTGGACCAGTCCATCGACACAGACGACTACGACCCAGAGACGGCCGACGAAGAAGACGCCTTCGACGAAGACCTCGACGGGGCCATCGACGAGATGGACGAGGACGACGAGTCCGACGAGGACGGCGACGACGAGGATGAGGACGAAGAATCCGACAGCTCGTCGGTGTGGGACATCGAGGAATCTGCAGCACTACGCCAGGCTCGCAAGGACGCGCAGCTCACGGCTTCTGCGGACTCGGTGCGCGCGTACCTGAAGCAGATCGGCAAGGTTGCGCTGCTCGACGCTGAGCAGGAGGTCTCGCTGGCAAAGCGCATCGAGGCCGGCCTCTACGCGCAGCACCGTCTCGACGAGATGGCCCGCGCCGCCGCGGAGGGCGACAAAGATGCAAAGCTCACCCCTGCGGTCAAACGTGACCTGCGTGCGGTGGCTCGCGACGGCAGGAAGGCGAAGAACCACCTGCTCGAGGCGAACCTGCGTCTCGTGGTGTCGTTGGCGAAGCGCTACACCGGTCGCGGCATGGCGTTTTTGGACCTCATTCAGGAGGGCAACCTCGGCCTGATCCGCGCGGTGGAGAAGTTCGACTACTCCAAGGGCTACAAGTTCTCCACCTACGCCACGTGGTGGATCCGACAGGCCATCACCCGCGCGATGGCGGACCAGGCCCGAACCATCCGTATCCCGGTGCACATGGTGGAAGTCATCAACAAGCTTGGCCGCATCCAGCGCGAGCTGCTGCAGGACCTTGGCCGCGAGCCGACGCCGCTCGAGCTGGCCAAGGAAATGGACATCACCGAGGAGAAAGTTCTCGAGATCCAGCAGTACGCGCGCGAGCCGATTTCGCTGGATCAGACGATTGGCGACGAGGGCGACAGCCAGCTCGGCGACTTCATCGAGGACTCCGAAGCGGTCGTGGCCGTCGATGCCGTGTCCTTCACCCTGCTGCAGGACCAGCTCCAGGACGTGCTGCACACGCTCTCAGAGCGTGAAGCGGGAGTTGTTCGCCTGCGCTTCGGTCTTTCCGACGGCATGCCGCGCACCCTCGATGAAATCGGCCAGGTCTACGGTGTGACGCGCGAGCGCATCCGCCAGATCGAGTCGAAGACGATGTCGAAGCTGCGCCACCCGTCGCGCTCCCAGGTGCTGCGCGACTACTTAGACTAA
- a CDS encoding DUF4190 domain-containing protein, translating to MSNRYNPNENPQEPNRDPNQYPDNPYVRETGNPGYGQEPQGYDQGYTPQANPAEGQHDYLQPDYASREAGYPGYGMGAGYDNGETTYGYAPPQGVQENNGLALAALILGILSIPAIFTVFGGIILGIIAVILGIVGVRKANSIVGPGARKGMAVTGLVLGLIAAVVSAIMLVFGFFFAKDMVEECSQFQNDQEQFEQCVDDAVDRKIEESVK from the coding sequence ATGTCCAACCGTTACAACCCGAACGAAAACCCCCAAGAACCGAACCGCGACCCGAACCAATACCCGGATAATCCGTATGTCCGCGAAACGGGCAACCCGGGCTACGGTCAAGAACCGCAGGGCTACGACCAGGGCTACACTCCGCAGGCGAATCCAGCGGAGGGGCAGCATGACTATCTGCAGCCGGATTACGCCAGCCGTGAGGCGGGGTACCCCGGCTACGGGATGGGGGCCGGCTACGACAACGGGGAAACCACCTACGGTTACGCGCCGCCGCAGGGCGTGCAGGAAAACAACGGTCTCGCGCTAGCGGCGTTGATCCTCGGCATCTTGTCCATCCCCGCCATCTTCACGGTGTTCGGTGGCATCATTTTGGGAATCATCGCCGTCATTCTCGGCATCGTGGGCGTGCGGAAGGCAAATTCCATCGTCGGGCCCGGGGCGCGCAAGGGCATGGCGGTCACCGGTCTGGTGCTCGGCTTGATCGCCGCGGTCGTCTCTGCGATAATGCTTGTTTTCGGCTTTTTCTTTGCGAAGGACATGGTCGAAGAGTGCAGCCAGTTCCAAAACGACCAAGAGCAGTTTGAGCAGTGTGTCGATGACGCTGTCGACCGTAAGATCGAAGAATCGGTGAAGTAA
- a CDS encoding DEAD/DEAH box helicase gives MTTASAGPSLRKWQQEALDSFLRTKPRDFMAVATPGAGKTTFALTLASRLLDDKTVNRIIVVVPTEHLKHQWSDAAKRFGMSLDPNFTNSSAVNAAYDGIVVTYAQVGMHPFKHHAVASARRTLVILDEIHHAGDSKSWGDGVYEAYNDVEHRLALTGTPFRSDDSQIPFVRYVEDGEGHLVSESDYTYGYSHALADGVVRPVVFLAYSGEAQWKDSAGEEYSARLGEPLNAEQTTRAWKTALDPKGDWIAAVLNAAHTRLMKIRANMPDAGGLVIATNKTTARAYAKMLEKISNTPVTVVLSDEPGASDRIDEFSASTDEWMVAVRMVSEGVDVPRLSVGVYATSASTPLFFAQAIGRFVRSRMPGESASVFLPSVPVLLRLAEEMEVSRDHVLGKPHRESGWSDELLEQANRTQTEPDEMPSYESIGASAELDSLIFDGSTYGTPTVAGSEEEQDFLGLPGLLDADQVRTLLAKRQSDQLDARDAEEKARRAAERKERERAEILGEPQKQKRPEPAAKQNATAADELPQLRSELNARVSIVAGKTGRPHGAIHTEVRKACGGPPTALCSAEQLRERIAYLRDW, from the coding sequence GTGACCACCGCGTCTGCTGGGCCTTCGCTGCGCAAATGGCAGCAGGAGGCCCTCGATTCGTTTCTGCGCACCAAGCCGCGCGACTTTATGGCCGTGGCGACCCCGGGTGCAGGTAAGACCACCTTCGCGCTGACACTTGCATCGCGGCTACTCGACGACAAAACCGTCAACCGGATCATCGTCGTCGTGCCCACCGAACACCTCAAACATCAGTGGTCCGACGCCGCGAAGCGGTTCGGCATGTCGCTGGATCCAAATTTCACGAACTCCTCTGCAGTCAACGCCGCCTATGACGGCATCGTGGTCACCTACGCGCAGGTGGGCATGCACCCGTTCAAGCACCACGCCGTTGCGTCCGCCAGACGCACCCTTGTCATTCTCGACGAGATCCACCACGCCGGCGACTCAAAGAGCTGGGGCGACGGCGTCTACGAGGCGTACAACGATGTCGAGCACCGCCTCGCACTGACCGGCACGCCGTTTCGCTCGGACGACTCGCAGATCCCGTTCGTGCGCTACGTCGAGGACGGCGAAGGCCACCTCGTATCCGAATCCGACTACACCTACGGCTACTCGCACGCGCTTGCCGACGGCGTGGTGCGCCCCGTGGTCTTCCTCGCCTACTCGGGCGAAGCACAGTGGAAAGATTCGGCGGGGGAGGAGTACTCCGCACGTCTCGGCGAACCGCTCAATGCGGAGCAAACCACCCGCGCCTGGAAAACCGCTCTCGACCCGAAGGGCGACTGGATCGCAGCAGTACTCAACGCCGCACATACGCGGCTGATGAAAATCCGCGCAAACATGCCGGATGCCGGCGGGCTCGTCATCGCCACCAACAAAACAACGGCGCGCGCCTACGCAAAGATGCTAGAGAAGATCTCCAACACCCCGGTCACCGTCGTGCTTTCCGACGAGCCCGGCGCATCCGACCGTATCGACGAATTCTCCGCATCCACCGACGAGTGGATGGTCGCCGTGCGCATGGTCTCAGAGGGCGTCGACGTCCCACGACTGTCCGTCGGCGTCTACGCCACATCCGCGTCCACGCCGCTCTTTTTCGCCCAGGCGATCGGCCGCTTCGTGCGCTCGCGCATGCCAGGCGAGTCCGCCTCCGTCTTCCTCCCATCCGTGCCGGTGTTGCTCCGCCTCGCCGAGGAAATGGAGGTCTCGCGCGATCACGTGCTCGGCAAACCCCACCGAGAATCGGGCTGGTCGGACGAACTACTCGAACAAGCCAACCGGACCCAGACAGAGCCGGACGAAATGCCCTCCTACGAATCCATTGGCGCCTCCGCCGAACTAGATTCGCTCATTTTCGACGGATCCACCTACGGCACACCTACCGTCGCCGGATCCGAAGAGGAACAAGACTTCCTCGGACTGCCTGGGCTGCTTGATGCCGACCAAGTACGCACGTTGCTCGCAAAACGCCAAAGCGACCAACTCGACGCCCGCGACGCCGAAGAGAAGGCGCGCCGGGCTGCCGAGCGCAAAGAACGCGAGCGTGCAGAGATCCTCGGCGAGCCGCAGAAGCAGAAACGGCCGGAGCCCGCGGCGAAGCAGAACGCTACTGCTGCCGACGAGCTGCCGCAGCTGCGCAGCGAGCTCAATGCGCGTGTGTCGATCGTGGCCGGCAAGACGGGCCGGCCTCACGGTGCGATCCACACCGAGGTGCGCAAGGCATGCGGAGGGCCGCCGACTGCGCTCTGCAGCGCCGAGCAGTTGCGCGAGCGGATCGCCTACTTGCGCGACTGGTGA
- a CDS encoding DUF3039 domain-containing protein, protein MERVNTTTKTLERPDLREDTSSTTDDGTPKFFHYVKKDQIVDSAISGKMVVALCGETFPVKKQAKPGSPVCPDCERIYKGLRRK, encoded by the coding sequence ATGGAGCGCGTGAATACGACGACGAAGACACTCGAGCGCCCAGATCTGCGGGAAGACACCTCGTCGACCACAGACGACGGAACCCCGAAGTTTTTCCACTACGTGAAAAAGGACCAGATCGTCGACTCCGCAATCTCCGGCAAGATGGTCGTCGCCCTGTGCGGCGAGACATTCCCGGTGAAAAAGCAGGCGAAGCCAGGCTCTCCGGTGTGCCCGGACTGCGAGCGGATTTATAAGGGGCTGCGCCGCAAGTGA
- a CDS encoding DUF3099 domain-containing protein, which produces MSANKNPDPHAPQSGGRAEEALENDDAPGNTVDAVDADVEEVHRARKRRGTRALITDAATTPEQNRRSREKQYAVLQGLRLPFILAAIAAAWQNWWIVAAVLFVVSVPLPWIAVVLGNAQGEKRDPRSKNVYKPAVAREEQRLAAARRAELNPAESPRHLPDTIDQTPTDGRAAGGDHD; this is translated from the coding sequence ATGAGCGCGAACAAGAACCCTGATCCCCACGCCCCCCAGTCGGGCGGGCGTGCGGAGGAGGCGCTCGAGAACGACGACGCCCCCGGAAACACGGTCGACGCCGTAGACGCTGATGTGGAAGAGGTACACCGGGCCCGCAAGCGCCGCGGAACGCGTGCGCTGATTACCGACGCGGCCACCACCCCGGAACAAAACCGGCGCTCCCGCGAGAAACAGTACGCGGTGCTGCAGGGGCTGCGCTTGCCGTTCATCCTCGCTGCTATTGCGGCGGCGTGGCAGAACTGGTGGATCGTGGCGGCTGTGCTGTTCGTGGTCTCTGTGCCACTGCCGTGGATCGCCGTGGTGTTGGGCAACGCCCAGGGCGAAAAGCGGGATCCGCGCTCGAAAAACGTGTACAAACCCGCTGTTGCGCGCGAGGAGCAACGCCTTGCCGCCGCCCGGCGCGCAGAGCTCAATCCTGCCGAATCGCCGCGACACCTGCCCGATACCATCGACCAAACCCCAACCGACGGCCGAGCCGCAGGAGGCGACCATGACTGA
- a CDS encoding DUF7782 domain-containing protein, with translation MTDPTPLGAGLPDTAMRLAEALREAGFTNAGIAEHLGPAATQAMYRGEPGVVRHACSDGSDLSLLVRFFILREPVAQSPLAAALGDDLVRSLIDDSVAALDSDTGELRIALDIRPHLITGHERLVFSDLDASMTDIVPGRDHVLGVGAASLSLLSAAPLSPVDSVLDLGTGSGVQALGQAPVAERVVATDVHGRALDLAQATLAANGVDNVELRHGSWFEAVAGEHFDRIVANPPFVVGLPEVGHVYRDSGMDLDGASEFVVKHAPEHLAEGGRAFILASWVHVEGESWQSRVASWLPKTGVNAWVLQRDVVDPGMYVSTWLRDETIDPRSAEGIERTERWLAHFAENNVTGIGFGWILLDDIGDAPTEVTAEALSQPFSDPLGPEAEEYFARTAWLRGKTSDDILNARYLLRPGLALEEVSLADTDAGMGFAPEVTRITRTDGPRFTHDVDAGVLAILSGLNPDGLPLRDVAGLYAAANGLYDLDETQQVEASAAGVVVDLIRHGLVLPAEISTTVNEKGSSDR, from the coding sequence ATGACTGATCCGACCCCGCTTGGTGCGGGTTTGCCCGACACAGCGATGCGACTCGCCGAGGCGTTGCGTGAGGCCGGGTTTACCAACGCGGGTATTGCAGAGCATCTCGGCCCGGCGGCCACGCAGGCGATGTACCGCGGCGAGCCTGGCGTGGTGCGCCACGCGTGCAGCGATGGGTCTGATCTGTCGCTGCTGGTGCGCTTTTTCATCCTGCGAGAGCCGGTCGCCCAGTCGCCGCTCGCAGCTGCGTTGGGAGATGACCTGGTGCGCTCGCTTATCGACGACTCCGTCGCCGCCCTCGACTCCGACACCGGAGAACTACGCATAGCGCTCGATATCCGGCCGCACCTCATCACCGGCCACGAACGGCTGGTCTTTTCCGATCTTGATGCATCGATGACCGATATCGTGCCCGGCCGCGACCACGTTTTGGGAGTCGGCGCGGCGTCGCTGTCGCTGTTGTCCGCTGCCCCGCTCTCCCCTGTCGATTCCGTGTTGGATCTGGGCACCGGCTCCGGTGTGCAAGCCTTGGGGCAAGCCCCGGTTGCCGAGCGTGTCGTCGCCACAGACGTCCACGGCCGTGCCCTCGACCTTGCGCAGGCCACGCTCGCAGCCAACGGCGTGGACAACGTGGAATTGCGCCACGGGAGCTGGTTCGAAGCGGTCGCCGGCGAACACTTCGACCGCATCGTCGCCAACCCGCCGTTTGTGGTTGGCCTGCCGGAAGTCGGCCACGTCTACCGCGATTCGGGGATGGATCTCGACGGCGCATCGGAGTTCGTCGTCAAGCACGCGCCCGAGCACCTAGCCGAGGGCGGCCGTGCGTTCATCCTCGCCTCCTGGGTGCATGTGGAGGGCGAATCGTGGCAGTCGCGCGTCGCGTCGTGGCTTCCCAAAACCGGTGTGAACGCCTGGGTGTTACAGCGCGACGTCGTCGACCCGGGCATGTACGTCTCCACGTGGCTGCGCGACGAAACCATCGACCCGCGTTCGGCGGAAGGGATCGAGCGCACCGAACGGTGGCTCGCTCATTTCGCGGAGAACAACGTCACCGGGATCGGGTTCGGCTGGATACTTCTCGACGACATCGGCGACGCCCCCACCGAGGTCACCGCGGAAGCACTCTCGCAACCGTTTAGCGACCCGCTTGGGCCTGAGGCCGAGGAGTACTTCGCCCGCACCGCCTGGCTGCGCGGCAAAACGTCCGACGACATCCTCAACGCGCGCTACCTGCTGCGTCCCGGGCTTGCACTCGAGGAAGTCAGCCTGGCCGACACCGATGCCGGCATGGGTTTTGCCCCCGAGGTCACCCGCATCACCCGCACCGACGGGCCACGGTTTACCCACGACGTCGACGCCGGGGTGCTGGCCATCCTGTCGGGGCTGAACCCGGACGGGTTGCCGCTGCGCGATGTGGCCGGGCTCTACGCGGCGGCGAACGGCCTGTACGACCTCGACGAGACACAACAGGTGGAGGCCTCGGCGGCGGGTGTTGTCGTCGACCTGATCCGGCACGGGCTTGTGCTGCCCGCTGAGATTTCCACCACCGTCAACGAGAAAGGATCCTCCGACAGATGA
- the dtd gene encoding D-aminoacyl-tRNA deacylase yields MKAVLTRVSEASVTVDGEVVGAIECADTGGILALVGVGRDDADDAWETMARKIAELRILDGERSVEDTGAPVLLVSQFTLMGRTAKGRRPSWADAAPGDAAKPVMDKIAAALRERGIHVEEGQFGAKMRVHSVNEGPFTVFVEC; encoded by the coding sequence ATGAAAGCCGTGTTGACCCGAGTTTCCGAAGCCTCCGTCACCGTGGACGGAGAGGTAGTCGGCGCGATCGAATGCGCCGACACTGGCGGCATCCTCGCGCTCGTCGGAGTTGGCCGCGACGACGCCGACGATGCGTGGGAGACGATGGCGCGCAAGATCGCCGAACTGCGCATCCTCGACGGCGAGCGCTCGGTCGAAGACACCGGCGCGCCGGTACTCCTGGTCAGTCAGTTCACCTTGATGGGCCGCACTGCCAAAGGCCGCCGCCCCTCGTGGGCCGATGCGGCACCGGGCGATGCCGCGAAGCCGGTGATGGACAAGATTGCGGCTGCGCTGCGCGAGCGTGGCATTCACGTCGAAGAGGGTCAGTTCGGGGCGAAGATGCGCGTGCATAGCGTCAACGAGGGACCGTTTACCGTGTTTGTGGAGTGTTAA